Proteins from a single region of Bacteroidota bacterium:
- the ruvC gene encoding crossover junction endodeoxyribonuclease RuvC — MTERIILGIDPGTNIMGYGVIRQKDEELTLLGMGALKLAGLPDPMVKLEKILQTTLSLIDQYRPDELSIEAPFYGKNIQSMLKLGRAQGVAIAAALLRKLPIFEYSPRKVKQSITGKGGASKEQVAAMLQKFFTVEVSPGQLDATDAIAIALCHYFQRMPSVSKSQYHSWKGFVNENPGRVVQ, encoded by the coding sequence ATGACCGAACGTATTATATTAGGTATAGACCCAGGGACGAATATTATGGGTTATGGCGTCATCCGGCAAAAAGATGAAGAATTGACCCTTCTTGGCATGGGTGCGCTGAAACTGGCAGGGCTGCCGGATCCAATGGTTAAACTTGAAAAAATTCTTCAGACCACACTTTCACTTATTGATCAGTACAGGCCTGATGAACTGTCAATTGAAGCTCCGTTCTATGGCAAGAATATCCAATCAATGCTCAAGCTTGGCAGGGCCCAGGGTGTTGCGATTGCCGCTGCATTGCTGCGTAAGTTACCTATTTTCGAATACTCACCAAGGAAGGTCAAGCAATCCATAACCGGCAAAGGCGGTGCTTCAAAAGAGCAGGTAGCTGCAATGCTGCAAAAATTTTTCACAGTTGAAGTGTCTCCTGGACAGTTGGATGCTACTGATGCTATTGCCATTGCCTTATGCCATTATTTCCAGAGGATGCCTTCGGTATCTAAGTCACAGTATCACAGCTGGAAGGGATTTGTTAACGAAAATCCAGGAAGGGTAGTGCAGTGA
- a CDS encoding 2-C-methyl-D-erythritol 4-phosphate cytidylyltransferase → MDKFVIIAAGGRGERMNEGFPKQFMLLSEKPILMHTISIFHQVIPSVQIILVLPADQFSTWKKLCNMHSFHIPHQLVNGGTERFHSVKNGLERIGNQCLAGIHDGVRPLVSEGTIIRTFDEAEKYGNAIPVVPVRESVRIVENGISHPVKRDALRLIQTPQVFHSSLIKQAYTQQYRHDFTDDATVFESMGGTIHLVEGNQENIKITTRNDLIIAETLIKNQFS, encoded by the coding sequence TTGGATAAATTCGTTATCATTGCTGCTGGTGGTCGTGGAGAAAGGATGAATGAAGGATTTCCCAAACAGTTCATGCTATTGTCGGAAAAGCCGATTCTGATGCACACCATCAGTATTTTCCATCAAGTCATTCCGTCTGTTCAAATCATATTGGTACTTCCCGCAGATCAATTCAGCACCTGGAAAAAACTCTGCAATATGCATTCATTTCATATTCCCCATCAGCTTGTCAATGGCGGTACTGAGCGTTTCCATTCTGTAAAAAACGGACTTGAACGTATCGGTAATCAATGTCTCGCCGGCATTCATGACGGTGTACGTCCTCTCGTTAGTGAGGGAACAATAATCAGAACATTTGATGAAGCAGAAAAGTATGGTAATGCCATACCAGTGGTCCCTGTGAGGGAATCGGTTCGAATTGTCGAAAATGGGATCAGCCATCCGGTGAAAAGGGATGCCCTGCGCTTGATCCAGACACCGCAGGTGTTTCATTCTTCGCTGATAAAACAGGCTTATACACAGCAGTATCGTCATGATTTCACTGACGACGCAACAGTATTTGAATCTATGGGTGGCACGATCCATTTGGTTGAAGGGAATCAAGAAAATATCAAGATTACAACCCGGAATGACCTGATCATCGCTGAAACACTGATAAAAAACCAGTTTTCATGA